TTCACTGGAGGTATCAATCAACTGTGACAGAACCTATTTATATCATGTTCCtgatcagtttttcttttttttttttccccccgctaaaataaaattaagactCTAAAACAAAACTCAACTCTTCCATGCATCTCTCAGGTCACACAGCCTCTGAACAAGTCTAAACCTCTGcagaaaagctaaaaataaaaaataaaaataaaaaaataaaggtgatATTCTGCTGTGACCATATAAACTGGGCTGTAGACTGTTTACACAGTGTTGGGCTGTACCTTAcccatttcattacattttctaGTAATGCCTTTGTAGCGTTGGTATTTGGGTGCCACACCTGCCATGATAGAGCCTGTCAGCCTATCAAACGTGGAGCCAAACGTGTCTTTTTGAATAAACCGGATTTTGTGATTTGGAGTCACAGAATGTTTTCTGCACCTTCTCCGTCACCTCCCTGTCTTTGGACTCCGGAGAGGACCAGAAGACAGGGTGATTTGACACTATGAAGCAGGCAGAGAGCGAGACCAGCCTCCGACCTGTCCGGAAGGACTCAGCCGGCTCCGGGGTGCTGGTCCGAAGCTGGTCTCGTTCAGTCTCTGATGCATTCTGTCCACCTCCCACTGCGGATGGAGCCCTTCATCCATTCAACGGTACTTATGGTTAAGCCGGATACTAGCCCCAACAACTGAACTTCACCGACCGACCAAACACTGTATGAAAATGACGTCTTGTTAATGACACGTCTGTCggaaacacaaaacaggaaCTAAAACCTAGGTTCAGGTTGTTGGAAGTTCCagtagtgggaaaaaaataccTTTTAGCAGCTCAATCTCAAAACCAACACCTGGTTATTTACCTGCTCAAACACATTCTCATTTCAGTAACAATGACTGATGGCTGGTTAAAGTCTATTCTCTGGATTCAAGTTTCTGGTAGAAGACAAACTTTTGAGAATAAGTCCAAATTGAACTTCCCGTCTGGCAGCTGGTTGGTAATATCCCTACCCTTCTGCTagcagcacacatgcacaaaaccaAACGACTCCATCCTGTGtaatgtgtttcagtgtcacCCTAACATGAAATCCCGGTTTTTGCAGCCTGGATTCATTAACAAACAACCCTTTTCTGACTGAAGGTTGAGCTCAATTTTCTTCTATAAAGGCACTACGTGACCATATAGGCAAAAGGTAGAGTTATTTTTTGGGGGCAGCtgctgagaaaacaaacagaggagtgttagcagacacaaacacactcactgagaGAGAAGCTTTAGCTGATTTGTCAGAAGCAACTACATTATGTCAACTAGAAAAGCTCTGAACATTCTGTTATCTATAAAAGGGATCTTTGCTTCAGCTGAACGTTTTGCTGGagagaaaaataccaaactCCTGTTACAAAAAAGCCCTGTTTGGTAAAATACCTGAAGGATAGAGGAGATAAAGGTTAGAGCCCAAACATTTGCTATTCCCTGCAGAAATTACAAGCAGTCACCTTGTGTAGTTCATGGacagaaaatttttaaaaaagggagagaaaacgAGTCTTCCGCAAAAAATCCTCAAGGATGAAATTAATTtaagaggaggacagaggggaggagaagtTTCTCATTAGCACCATTGTGTCCTGTAGTGACTAACTGCAGCCTAATTAAGAGTCAAGAGAGAAGGGCGGACTGAGCAGAGTGGAAGCGACGAGCAGTCAGACTTTTTCCCTCACAGTTCTGCTGGTCACCCGGTTAATTCCACATCTCACTGATTAATGAACCGATGTTCAGGAAAATATTTATCCCTGCTGgaattagaggaaaaaaaataaaactatttggTTTGTAGATGAGACTGAAACTCCAGAGCGAACTGGTGAATTAATCCTCAGGGGTGGAATTCATCTCACGGTTGCATGGAGCATGATCCGACGATCggggaggagaaagaaacaaaaagaaaaatcagcagaGCACTTCTTCCTCGACGAGGGGAGGGGACAGGCCATCGGGAGGATGGTGCGTTCCTCAGTCACTGCTGTCGTCTTCGTCCTCGTCGTCCGACAggttgttgctgttgaactTTGACCCCGGCCGGCTGATGGAGTCTGACCGCGGCGCGAGGCTTCCCGACGTCAGCTGCACATAGCAGTACTCGCAGACTCTGACGGGTTTGGACGACTGGCTGGGCAGGAGGTACTTCTTCTCAGAGCACGGCCCGCAAACCACAAAGCCGCACTTCCTGCAGTGGTGGCGGCGGCTGACGGGTGTGAACTTCACTTTCTGGCAGCGCATGCACACCGCCGCCTCCGAGTCGGGCACCCAGACGGCGGCATGCTCTCCGGTGGGAGCCTTGCCGCTTTTCTGTAGCAAGTCTCCCACACATTTCTCTATGTGGTTCATCCACTCTGACTTCTCAGTGGCGGTGGCGGCGTAGACGGCGAAGGACTTGGTGGGCGTCTTGATGAGCCAGCCGTTGCGCAGGTCGCCCTCGTCCGGCACTGTGTCGATGGTGACGCTTTCCAGAGGGATGATGTGCTGCTTGTTGTATTTCTTCTTCTGGATGACGATGTTGCCGTAGACCAGGATGTCGTTGAAGAGGAAGAACTGCCGCGCCTTGGGCTTCTTGCGGCAGAGCTTGGTGAGGACGCCCTCGCCAATCAGCACGCGTCCGGGGATGGCCAGGGGCTGACCCGCAGCGCCAAAGCAGCTCTCCACCACCGCGATCCGCTTGGAGTTGGCCTCGCTGTTTGCAAGCCGGTCCACCATCTTCACCTCACCtgaaggaaaacagaggaaaggggAAGTTTGAGCGTTTTTAGCTTCCAGGTAAAAATCAACAGCTCCGTTAaatcagtggttctcaaactttcTTTCAAACTCTcctttgaaagacaaaaaaatgaatgctcCTTCATCCCAAAGCAATTTCCTCTTTAATCAACCGTTAGTAATATTGGTGAAACTAGTCAAGGCGATATTATAAagcattatataaatatatatagtatgtagtatatatagtatatatagtaaatataaaGCATGGgagctctgtttttctttcctcctccaccaaCAAGATTTACTTAAATCCATCCACATTTTTCACCCATGGTCATGTGAAGCCCCTGAATTAGATCTACGCCCAACCAGTTTGAGACAGTGTTAAACTATTATTCATACATTTCCTGTTTACATAGTCCCCCCCTCAGCATTGGTTTAAAATTTAGAAGAGGGGAGAACAAGGAGTCTActacatgaaaaacatttctgtatcTCTGATGTATTTTTCATGGCTTCAATTGTTCGTAAATCATCAAGACCGCCGTTAATAATTAAGCAGGTTATCGAGCAAAGCAGTCAGGAATATGAAATGACCCAAAACGTCACAAGAGAGAGTTAGCGAACTACAagtaaaaccttttttcataTTCTTGTCAATTTTTTCCCTGTTGGAATATTCTCCTGTTTAACAGTAAATCTAAACACAAGGAACTGAAACAATAGTCGGCACATTAATTAataatggaaatattaaaataggCCAGCATGTACTTGTGAATACTGTTATAATGCAATGGGATATTCTCTGTATCTTTTCTTAGCAATGGCTAATTACTAGCAGCTCATCccccattaaaaacacaacagtccAAACAATTGTTAATCGACAGATCCGAAAGCTAATTGAAAGGGCAGCcctggaggagagaaaaaaaaaaaaaaaaaaacaactgagaactttgtagtttttacttattACAAGAGGAATGTAATAGAAATCTTAGCACCAAGCAACATGTGCAATGTGGAGAATCAACTGTGTCTTTCAGTGTTGATTTGAATCGCAACGTCAGTGCATCTCAAGTTCCTGAACATTTAGCAAACTTTCGTATGCTCTTGgaatattatttgaaaataaaggtTTCAGCTCCAAAGACTCCAGCCTCCCCCAGAGAGAATTCAGCTATGAGATTGACAAGCACACACCAGCTCTGCTGCGCCCCAGATGTCAGCAGAGTAGAGCTAAtgggcccccccccccggctttTCTTACAGCACAACGGAGGAGGTCAAAGTACACTGACGATATAGATGGAAGGGAGCTGGTGGTCTCTGGCGAGCCCCAAGGCTCAAGTGCAGAGTCGTGACCTCAGAGAGATGCTCAAATGCATGATGATGTACACTGtgtaacacatacacaaacccaTAAGGCAAAAACACAAGTCAGGTGAACTTTTATTTAGTATCTTGTTTTAGATCCTCTCTgacttgggttttttttttcccccctttctgctgctgtgaatacTAGTTCAcagtattattttacattttgtgtgatGCTTTCCAGTTGGTCCAAAGGATCTTGTTGCTGTGAGGCAGCAGGGCTTAACCACTGATCCACCATGCCGGGCTGCAAGCGGTTTTCCTCGACAGTCTAATACAATACCACCACAAACCTTCAATCTCctatcttcaagaatctcttgaagactcatctcttccgaGAACACCACCTCTCCCAACACCTCTGAACACCCTAACATGTCTAACGGTGCACTTttggtgcacttctttacctggGGCCTGTTCCAGAATGCAGGTGTAACAAACCCGTAGCCTAACCCTGAACGCTGAGTTGACTAATCCTGAGATGGACCCGTAGCCTAACCCTGAACGCTGAGTTGACTAATCCTGAGATGGACCCGTAGCCTAACCCTGAACGCTGAGTTGACTAATCCTGAGATGGGGGAACTCAAGAGAGTTTTTAGCTGATATCATTCAGTTCAATCAACTCTGAGTATGTTCACGCTGAATTAAGCGTGGGCATGgtgaatgggaaaaaatgatACTGCGATTCGCCATGGCGACGGATAAATAAAGGGCAGAGCCTCCATTTTAATCCAGTTGAGCTGGAAAGATTAATGTGTGGCAgtgcacatttttctttaaaaaccaGAGCAGTGAAAGAGCCTGAGTTGGAGAAAAGATTCAATAGGTtattaacacattaacacactgcCTTATTAACACTCAGCGTCGTCCGCTAGCAGACTTTCAGTTCCTTAACGAACGATAATAAAGTGCTGGAATCCTCCTAGTCTGTTAGattaaaatcttaaatgtatttattcagctgtaaccTGATGGGGACAaagtggcagcagcaggagatgaAAATATGGATCAAACAGATGAGATATGAGTTTACAGATCTGAGATTGGAACCTCAAAGTCTGACCCAGGAGCAGCCTCATGATTTTGGTGTTTTGCAGTTGAAAAGGATTTTCAGGTACATTTTCAAGATgtgtattttactgttaaaaatcTTGCTCAAAAGCATTTACTGACTATATTTCAACATGTGGTAGACCCTGTAAAACAAGTGAAGACTATATGCAGCCTATAttcaaaaactttttaaactatattcagttcagtttttcaaTGTTAAAGTCTCTTCAGCCGCACTGCAATCACGTTCACTCAGAAAGATCACATAATTTACAATATGATAACTATGATTGGAGCGTCCCATCAGTGCGACCAATCACTGCGACAATCAGTCTTATGTGTCTAAAGCttcggattttttttttcctctgccctTACACTGATGACTGACTGATCATAAGAGAGGTAACGTTAGTAAAGACGGGTCTTGGGTATCGAACTAATGTCCAgtcagaatttaaatttttctccCAGCgtaaaattcagaaaaaattattaatcaaataataattaaagataattattattaatttgtgcTTTGACGTCGACTGtatgaatgaggaaatgaagCGCCGTGTAGACCGCTCCTTCAGGCTCGccaggaggaaacagagagaaactcGTGGTTAGTTGAAGAAAACCTCCCGGCGAGTAAGTAACTGACTCAGAGTTAAAGTCATCtcagtttttggaaaaaaaaaaaactcaagaatTTCCCTCATCTCAGGCTTAACAAAGTGAGAGTTTTGACTAAACCCAGTTTCTGGAACAGGGCCCTGACCTCCACTTGCACTCGCGCTTACTTTAAGGTCTCTGACTGTACAGAAGCTTTAGTGTCCTCCCTCACTGCCTAATAAGTAAATgcaacgtaaaaaaaaaagaaaaaagaaaaagagcctAAAATATGACCAGTCAAATAAACTGCTCTGACAAAATTCCAACAACAGCTGAACATTGTCAGTTTTAGACGGGCACTGTTCATTGAGGGACTGTTCTACTGgattgcaatatttttttaaaagcgctttagctgatttatttattataatgtatGAAATGGCAATCTGAAAAGTGTCTCTGGTAGTGATGAAACCACAGAGACTTATCAGCTGAATCCAGAGCTTTAcggtgagtttcagctcattctttATCTGTCCggaccacagctttactgttctggttcattCTCAACATTCATTCTTTCCTGACTTCCAAACTGTCCAACCTTAAAAAGATGAAAGTTACCACAAGTCCTTCCAATAAACAAGCCCCATCGTCCATGTTGTGGGTTTATTTAAGagcacttgtttgtttgtttgtttgtgagtcGGTGGGCTGCGCTTGAACAATCCAGAACTAAACTAACtgtaacacaaagaaaacaaagtgtagGTGTGACTGCACCCATGCTTTCctgctcattttcaaaaaccACTGAGCTAGAAACGATGCTAATTAGCCAGGATGCCGGTGCAGCCTGGGCCCGGCTCCCCAGTGATCTGCACACTAATAACCCAGAGAGGGAGATGCTGCTGAAAGCCCCGGAGAGGACAGGGGGGCTGCTGACATGTCAACCCTGTTAGCGAGGGCTCGTTGCCCACTGGTGAGGCAAATGTGCATCCAGCTCCCGTCAGCAGGCAGATGAGGGCACAAAGAGCAGAGGCtccggagagagagagagagagcggcaTAAATACAGGCTGGAGGCTCCCAACCCAGTAATCAAAACGAGGCGGAGTGGGatgaaagacacaaagagaaaagagagaaaaaagcgcagaaaatacagaaggaaaaaaaaggatttgctTTCTTTGCTCTGCAGTTACAAATGACAGTGATGACGGCGTCGATGAGCAAACGGAGGACAAGTGggaggaagaaataaataaataacaatttaaGAGTAAAATCAGTCGTCATTAGTTTACTGGTTAATCCAATGCACTGATTTAACTAATGTATTACTGAAAACTATTAGAGACGGTAAGACTTAGAATTACCAAATGTTTCAGTACGTAAGAGCACCACGTAA
This sequence is a window from Xiphias gladius isolate SHS-SW01 ecotype Sanya breed wild chromosome 22, ASM1685928v1, whole genome shotgun sequence. Protein-coding genes within it:
- the plekhf2 gene encoding pleckstrin homology domain-containing family F member 2, which gives rise to MVDRLANSEANSKRIAVVESCFGAAGQPLAIPGRVLIGEGVLTKLCRKKPKARQFFLFNDILVYGNIVIQKKKYNKQHIIPLESVTIDTVPDEGDLRNGWLIKTPTKSFAVYAATATEKSEWMNHIEKCVGDLLQKSGKAPTGEHAAVWVPDSEAAVCMRCQKVKFTPVSRRHHCRKCGFVVCGPCSEKKYLLPSQSSKPVRVCEYCYVQLTSGSLAPRSDSISRPGSKFNSNNLSDDEDEDDSSD